Proteins encoded together in one Bombiscardovia nodaiensis window:
- a CDS encoding membrane protein, producing the protein MGLWLNILLVFVFLVIGAVFSCTELALVSLRGSQLDQMEQEDARGARVAKIARDPNTFLSTVQIGVTLSGFLSASFGESSISPAIVPLVEGWGVPARVAAPLTTIVLTLIISYCSIVISEMVPKRIAMQRTEQIARAAVPAVDTFAKICRPVIWAIGKSTNSIVRLLGFDPNETESEVSDKELRVLVSSNTNLSKDERTILDDVFDASETSVAEVMRPRADVVFISGDTGLKEAADFVRDEPYSRYPVTGRNFDDVLGFVHVRDLLDVRDPKARTVADVTRPGISLPGTSKLLPSLEQLRKKGIHLAVVIDEYGGTDGIVTLEDMTEELVGDIRDEYDLPEEKGGARPDRTAFVDGVATIEGGMTIEDFADVTGIELEDGPYETVAGYFLAHTGKLGEVGDVLHSDDGYDMVVTQVDGRRIETLQVRKHEADAADQKSETSQASQTEDTGNAGKEKNKSKSKTAGKNGKQ; encoded by the coding sequence ATGGGATTATGGCTCAATATATTGCTAGTCTTTGTGTTCCTAGTCATCGGGGCGGTCTTCTCCTGCACCGAACTCGCCCTAGTGAGCTTGCGCGGCTCCCAGCTCGACCAGATGGAGCAGGAGGACGCGCGAGGGGCCCGTGTGGCTAAAATTGCGCGTGATCCCAACACCTTCCTTTCGACTGTGCAGATTGGCGTCACGCTCTCCGGCTTCCTGTCTGCGTCTTTTGGCGAATCCTCTATCTCGCCTGCCATTGTGCCTCTTGTGGAGGGCTGGGGCGTGCCTGCCCGCGTCGCCGCGCCCCTGACCACGATCGTGCTCACGCTCATTATTTCTTACTGCTCCATCGTCATCTCCGAGATGGTGCCCAAGCGCATCGCCATGCAGCGCACCGAACAGATTGCGCGAGCTGCCGTGCCCGCCGTAGACACCTTTGCCAAAATTTGCCGCCCTGTAATCTGGGCCATCGGCAAGAGCACCAACAGTATTGTGCGCCTTCTGGGCTTCGACCCCAACGAGACGGAGAGCGAAGTTTCCGACAAGGAGCTGCGTGTACTCGTCTCCTCCAACACGAACCTAAGCAAGGACGAGCGCACGATTTTGGACGACGTGTTCGACGCCTCGGAGACCAGCGTGGCCGAAGTCATGCGCCCCAGGGCCGACGTGGTCTTCATTAGCGGCGACACCGGGCTCAAGGAGGCCGCCGATTTTGTGCGCGACGAGCCCTATTCGCGCTACCCGGTGACCGGCCGCAATTTTGACGACGTGCTCGGCTTCGTGCATGTGCGCGACCTGCTCGATGTGCGCGACCCCAAGGCGCGGACTGTGGCCGATGTGACCCGGCCCGGCATCTCCCTGCCCGGCACTTCCAAGCTCCTGCCCAGCCTGGAGCAGCTGCGCAAAAAGGGCATTCACCTGGCCGTTGTAATCGATGAATACGGCGGCACGGACGGCATTGTCACCTTGGAAGATATGACCGAAGAGCTGGTGGGAGACATCCGCGACGAGTACGACCTGCCCGAGGAGAAGGGCGGAGCGCGGCCCGATCGCACAGCTTTTGTGGACGGCGTAGCCACGATTGAGGGCGGCATGACCATCGAAGATTTCGCTGACGTGACCGGCATTGAGCTGGAGGACGGGCCTTACGAGACGGTTGCGGGCTACTTCTTGGCTCACACCGGCAAGCTGGGCGAGGTGGGAGACGTACTCCACTCCGACGACGGCTACGACATGGTGGTTACGCAAGTTGACGGCAGGCGCATTGAAACCCTGCAGGTGCGCAAGCACGAGGCCGACGCTGCGGACCAGAAGAGCGAAACTAGCCAAGCCAGCCAGACTGAGGACACCGGCAATGCGGGCAAGGAGAAGAACAAGAGCAAGAGCAAGACCGCTGGTAAGAACGGGAAGCAGTAG
- a CDS encoding DNA starvation/stationary phase protection protein, producing the protein MALEFTVPGLDADTCAKTVKILQNRLSNEQECALVLKHAHWNMKGKNFIGIHEMMDPEVDSVLAMADETAERIATLGGQADGRPDDIVKNRTWKGVEIAGRQEALDYLKALNDYYTEFIKADREAIKELDGLDVISSNIIQDHVQELEHFQWFMRSHLI; encoded by the coding sequence ATGGCATTAGAATTTACCGTCCCAGGACTCGACGCAGACACCTGCGCGAAGACCGTCAAGATTTTGCAGAACCGCTTGAGCAACGAGCAGGAGTGCGCGCTCGTCTTGAAGCACGCTCACTGGAATATGAAGGGCAAGAATTTCATTGGCATCCACGAGATGATGGATCCCGAGGTTGATTCCGTGCTCGCTATGGCCGATGAGACCGCCGAGCGCATCGCCACCTTGGGTGGTCAAGCCGATGGCCGTCCCGACGACATCGTCAAGAACCGTACCTGGAAGGGCGTCGAAATTGCCGGCCGCCAGGAGGCTCTGGACTATCTGAAGGCCCTGAACGACTACTACACGGAGTTCATCAAGGCCGACCGCGAGGCCATCAAGGAGCTCGACGGCCTTGACGTCATCTCCTCCAACATCATCCAAGATCATGTGCAGGAACTCGAGCATTTCCAGTGGTTCATGCGCTCACATCTAATCTGA
- the nhaA gene encoding Na(+)/H(+) antiporter NhaA encodes MSTTSRSLRRIFRSLQVFSRDDRKAGALMMSTAVLGLLCANFPGLSRLYQAGISWIPLSQLPPANSLHISLGEWIQDGLLTVFFLVTGLDLRQEMTSGSLRHPKQALLPLLAALGGVLAPIALYLLINASSPATISGWAVPTATDVAFSLAALQVIAPKTSPSVQAFLMTLAVFDDIIGVVLIALCYSQLEQVWGLLLTALCLAIWYALTRVRQLHWPHRVGALAAALGAWYGFLIAGVHPVLSGVALGLLTPARPAPGQTSSRATRLASALLPLSALLALPLFAFCSMGIPLHEFKLSWLSSPVFLGICLGLALGKPLGIMAVLTLCSTLGLKPPLGARLADLLAPAQLCGIGFTMSFLMAKLAFSDPEFTNIALVGVLVGSLLSLLLSAFTLACRKHFAGHRPAASTALQ; translated from the coding sequence GTGTCAACTACTTCCCGCTCTCTGCGCCGCATTTTCCGCTCTCTGCAAGTGTTCTCCAGGGACGACCGCAAGGCTGGCGCTCTGATGATGTCCACCGCCGTGCTCGGTCTCCTCTGCGCCAACTTCCCCGGATTAAGCAGACTCTACCAGGCTGGCATCTCTTGGATCCCTCTCTCCCAGCTCCCTCCTGCGAACTCTCTGCACATATCGCTAGGCGAGTGGATCCAAGACGGTCTGCTCACTGTCTTCTTTCTGGTCACCGGCTTAGATTTACGGCAGGAAATGACTTCCGGCAGCTTGCGCCACCCCAAGCAGGCGCTGCTCCCCTTGCTAGCCGCCCTGGGAGGCGTACTGGCCCCGATTGCTCTCTATCTGCTCATCAACGCTAGCTCGCCCGCCACCATCAGCGGCTGGGCCGTGCCAACGGCTACCGATGTAGCTTTCTCCCTGGCCGCCCTGCAGGTCATAGCCCCCAAAACAAGCCCCTCCGTGCAAGCCTTCCTGATGACGCTGGCAGTTTTTGACGACATTATTGGTGTCGTCCTTATCGCTCTCTGCTACTCTCAGCTGGAACAGGTCTGGGGCTTACTCCTGACTGCTCTCTGCCTGGCTATATGGTACGCGCTTACCCGGGTGAGGCAGCTGCACTGGCCTCACCGAGTGGGAGCACTTGCAGCGGCTCTCGGCGCTTGGTACGGCTTTCTCATCGCAGGCGTTCACCCGGTTTTGTCTGGTGTCGCGCTGGGTCTGCTCACACCAGCCCGACCCGCTCCCGGACAGACAAGCTCGCGCGCAACCCGGCTAGCGTCCGCTCTGCTACCCCTCTCCGCCTTGCTCGCCCTGCCGCTTTTTGCCTTCTGCTCCATGGGCATCCCTCTTCACGAGTTCAAGCTTTCCTGGCTGTCAAGCCCCGTTTTCTTAGGTATTTGCCTGGGACTCGCTCTGGGCAAGCCCCTAGGAATCATGGCCGTCCTGACCCTCTGTTCGACCCTGGGCCTGAAACCACCGCTGGGAGCGCGCCTGGCTGACCTACTCGCACCCGCCCAGCTGTGCGGCATTGGCTTCACCATGTCCTTTCTCATGGCCAAGCTAGCCTTCAGTGACCCAGAGTTCACGAATATCGCCCTAGTTGGTGTACTCGTAGGATCCTTGCTCTCGCTACTCTTGAGTGCATTCACCCTGGCCTGTAGGAAGCACTTTGCAGGTCACCGACCGGCAGCGAGCACGGCCCTCCAGTAG
- a CDS encoding oxidoreductase, which produces MAENEGARRAVVTGASSGIGAASARALVAQGWQVVGLARREEKLQALAGELGAAFTYQLCDVTDEASTQAAVQAVLAGGSVKALVNCAGAAIGKDSVAQSSLDDWRAMYELNVLGTLRITQKFLPALEAAEGTVLIISSTAGIEPYEGGGGYCASKAAERVMARILRLELIGKPVRVIDIAPGMVHTDEFSAKRFGGDQAKAQAVYAGVPDPLTAEDIADCVQWSLGQPDTVDIDQIIVRPRAEGSYTKVFRQ; this is translated from the coding sequence ATGGCGGAAAATGAGGGTGCCCGTCGGGCAGTGGTGACCGGTGCTTCGAGCGGGATTGGGGCGGCTAGCGCCCGGGCCCTGGTGGCTCAGGGCTGGCAGGTGGTGGGCCTGGCCCGGCGGGAGGAGAAGTTGCAGGCGCTCGCTGGCGAGCTCGGGGCGGCTTTTACCTACCAGCTGTGCGATGTGACCGACGAGGCTTCTACGCAGGCTGCGGTTCAAGCGGTGCTCGCGGGCGGGTCGGTGAAGGCGCTGGTCAATTGCGCAGGTGCGGCCATTGGCAAGGATTCGGTGGCTCAGTCGAGTTTGGACGATTGGCGGGCTATGTATGAGCTCAATGTGCTGGGCACCCTGCGCATCACGCAAAAGTTCCTGCCTGCTTTGGAAGCGGCTGAAGGCACTGTGCTGATTATCTCGTCCACGGCTGGCATTGAGCCTTACGAGGGAGGTGGCGGCTACTGCGCTTCCAAGGCGGCAGAGCGCGTAATGGCGCGAATTCTGCGGCTGGAGCTCATTGGCAAGCCGGTGCGCGTGATTGACATAGCGCCGGGCATGGTTCACACGGACGAGTTCTCCGCCAAGCGCTTCGGCGGCGACCAGGCCAAGGCCCAGGCCGTATACGCTGGTGTGCCCGACCCGCTCACCGCCGAGGACATAGCCGACTGCGTGCAGTGGTCCTTAGGCCAACCCGACACGGTTGACATCGACCAAATCATAGTGCGCCCCCGCGCTGAGGGTTCCTACACCAAGGTTTTCCGGCAGTAA
- a CDS encoding formate/nitrite transporter family protein, with amino-acid sequence MSEKLYESVTNSAGAETSEENLKPLFPGRTFISTVLDAAGSKDTMTGKMTGKYLQRAVMAGLFVGIFFTAFFYIVGQFASDPANPGLKLAGRVIAALTFGWALVLIYYTNSELLTSNMMVVTVGVYHKRLGWLHSLRILGLCLLGNLLGALIVAIILRFSSIISGPTMDQMLAAASTKTGYVMGGWHGIADLFVRGILCNFCINIAMLMVYNGKLSNDFTKCTIMVVAVFVFAFCGFEHSVADSALFLILGMYGKVNALQAIATVAVAMLGNFVGGGILIGLNFATMNDERRYSPEALAE; translated from the coding sequence GTGAGCGAAAAATTATATGAGAGCGTTACCAATTCGGCTGGCGCAGAGACTAGCGAAGAGAACCTGAAGCCCCTCTTCCCTGGGCGCACCTTTATTTCCACGGTCTTGGACGCGGCTGGCAGTAAAGACACGATGACCGGCAAGATGACCGGCAAATACCTGCAGCGCGCAGTCATGGCGGGCCTCTTCGTGGGCATTTTCTTCACCGCATTCTTCTACATCGTTGGCCAATTCGCCTCAGACCCTGCCAATCCGGGCCTCAAACTGGCCGGCCGCGTCATCGCCGCACTCACTTTCGGCTGGGCGCTCGTGCTCATTTATTACACCAATTCCGAGCTGCTCACCTCTAACATGATGGTGGTCACCGTTGGCGTTTACCACAAGCGCCTAGGCTGGCTCCACTCCCTACGCATCCTCGGCTTATGCCTTTTGGGCAACCTGCTGGGCGCACTCATAGTGGCGATTATCTTGCGCTTCTCCTCCATCATCTCGGGCCCAACTATGGACCAAATGCTGGCGGCCGCATCAACAAAAACCGGCTATGTGATGGGCGGCTGGCACGGCATCGCCGACCTCTTCGTGCGCGGCATCCTCTGCAATTTCTGCATCAATATAGCCATGCTCATGGTCTACAACGGTAAGCTTTCCAACGATTTCACCAAGTGCACTATCATGGTCGTGGCCGTCTTCGTCTTCGCTTTCTGCGGTTTCGAGCACTCGGTCGCCGACTCGGCCCTCTTCCTCATTCTCGGCATGTACGGCAAGGTCAACGCTTTACAAGCCATCGCCACTGTCGCAGTCGCTATGCTTGGCAATTTCGTAGGCGGCGGCATCCTCATAGGCCTCAACTTCGCCACCATGAACGACGAACGCCGCTACTCCCCCGAAGCCCTCGCCGAGTAG
- a CDS encoding ABC transporter has translation MISKDLLKLPGADLRRSITIGVLQAVGALAEIFMILLAIFGLGQLFGLAAPIWVAVFVTDPLTAIIWLLALAAIKCLCVMVANQTALTLSGRMSEALSQDLYLSLFDPTQAASAQGDEGRKPNQSLAMLSTEGVKSVCSYFSTFLPALVQSLLMIVVAALVLLPLNWAAGLIVILGMLALPFAANMTRSKEVATQVEHMKKYDHVGVRFEEALRGLNTLKIFHADEREAQQLSEDSEGFRKTTMALLAGQLRSLIGSDGVIYIAVILATVATIFLQRHNPMGMMTAVVVAVASVRLFTPERQLVYLTHAGTVAIKQGKAIAQARSLRTTTSTTTASNATEGSAAPASAPDAVPSPAASAAPNAHLFSGISAEHLSFAYPNGFQALSDLSFNLPPTGHFALVGASGSGKSTLASLLAGRLTPYEGSVTVDGAELASLPPERFIDLETVVTGNDHLFTGTVRTNLDPAGLGYSDEALTQVLLQTDLLDLIAGRGGLDSPIEQAGANLSGGQRQRLSIARGLLRHSPVYIFDEATSAVDREHDQTLASLMDQLGRQSLVITITHRLAGVRQADRIFMLDSGRIVESGNFDQLASQGGLFAQQWHEQDRLENLTAEGQQPSPSCLSRFPRRPPSAPHPSQHQPPSLPTLSKLPAPSPP, from the coding sequence ATGATTAGCAAAGATCTTTTGAAGCTACCGGGAGCCGACCTTCGCCGCTCCATCACTATCGGCGTCCTCCAAGCAGTGGGCGCTTTAGCCGAAATTTTTATGATTCTCCTCGCCATTTTCGGCCTGGGGCAGCTCTTCGGCCTGGCAGCGCCCATCTGGGTTGCCGTCTTTGTCACCGATCCGCTCACGGCTATCATCTGGCTCCTGGCCCTCGCCGCCATCAAGTGCCTATGCGTCATGGTGGCCAATCAGACGGCCCTCACGCTGAGCGGCCGCATGAGCGAAGCCCTCTCCCAGGACCTCTACCTCTCCCTCTTCGACCCCACGCAGGCAGCGAGCGCGCAGGGAGACGAAGGCCGCAAACCCAACCAGAGCCTGGCCATGCTCTCCACGGAAGGCGTGAAGTCGGTCTGCTCCTATTTCAGCACTTTCCTGCCCGCTCTTGTGCAGTCCCTGCTCATGATTGTGGTGGCAGCCCTGGTTCTTCTACCCTTGAACTGGGCGGCCGGTCTCATTGTCATCCTGGGCATGTTGGCCCTGCCCTTCGCTGCGAATATGACGCGCTCCAAGGAAGTTGCCACGCAGGTGGAGCACATGAAGAAGTACGACCACGTTGGTGTGCGCTTTGAGGAGGCCCTGCGCGGCCTGAATACGCTGAAAATTTTCCACGCCGACGAGCGCGAGGCTCAGCAGCTGAGCGAGGATTCGGAGGGCTTCCGCAAGACGACCATGGCCCTGCTGGCGGGCCAGTTGCGCAGTCTGATCGGCTCCGACGGCGTGATTTACATAGCCGTCATCCTGGCCACCGTCGCCACTATATTCTTGCAGCGCCACAACCCCATGGGCATGATGACTGCCGTGGTGGTCGCCGTCGCCAGTGTGCGCCTGTTCACCCCGGAACGTCAGCTGGTCTATCTCACCCACGCCGGAACCGTGGCCATCAAGCAGGGCAAGGCCATCGCCCAGGCTCGTTCACTGCGCACAACCACGTCGACAACAACTGCGTCTAACGCAACTGAGGGGTCCGCAGCACCCGCAAGCGCACCCGACGCCGTCCCCTCTCCAGCAGCTTCAGCAGCTCCCAACGCACATCTGTTCTCCGGCATCAGCGCAGAGCACCTCTCCTTCGCTTATCCCAACGGCTTCCAGGCCTTGAGCGACCTGTCGTTCAACCTGCCGCCCACCGGCCACTTCGCACTCGTCGGCGCTTCAGGCTCAGGCAAGAGCACGCTCGCCTCGCTCCTGGCAGGCCGCCTGACCCCCTACGAGGGTTCCGTCACTGTAGACGGGGCTGAGCTCGCCAGCCTGCCGCCAGAGCGTTTTATCGACCTGGAGACGGTAGTGACCGGCAATGACCACCTCTTCACCGGCACCGTGCGCACGAATTTGGACCCCGCGGGCCTGGGCTACTCAGACGAGGCGCTGACGCAAGTCCTCCTCCAAACCGATTTGCTGGACCTCATCGCCGGCCGCGGTGGCCTCGACAGCCCCATTGAGCAGGCTGGTGCCAATCTTTCGGGCGGCCAGCGCCAGCGCCTCTCGATTGCACGCGGCCTCCTGCGCCATTCTCCCGTCTACATTTTCGACGAAGCCACCAGCGCGGTAGACCGCGAGCACGACCAGACCCTGGCCAGCCTGATGGACCAGCTGGGCCGCCAGTCTCTCGTCATCACCATCACCCACCGCCTAGCGGGCGTGCGCCAGGCCGACCGCATCTTCATGCTCGATAGTGGCCGCATCGTCGAGTCCGGCAACTTTGACCAGCTCGCCAGCCAGGGCGGCCTCTTCGCCCAGCAGTGGCACGAGCAGGATCGCCTGGAGAACTTGACCGCCGAGGGCCAGCAGCCCTCCCCCAGCTGCCTCAGCCGCTTTCCACGCCGTCCACCATCAGCCCCGCACCCGAGTCAGCACCAGCCGCCCAGCCTGCCGACACTCAGCAAGCTACCGGCACCTTCGCCACCATGA
- a CDS encoding putative transcriptional regulator, TetR family protein, producing MTAKVQKDDGGPRLTAQSQETATKGHRRGRPKTGEASTTYTDILAAARKEFSDKGFDHVTMRGIAREAGCDPKLVHYYFGSKDQLFATTVAEIIGESHLLDRLQREDATAAVHTGESFVRAFLEFIGGSELGQLYLAMIRNVGSDEHMRSMMVEFVSKQLVSPQIRNLRVDHVQERMMLVGTQMLGLLVVRYVLDAQPLALMSVEQVGRIVGPVVDHYLYDPLPLPPDERA from the coding sequence ATGACGGCGAAAGTTCAGAAGGACGATGGTGGGCCGCGTCTGACTGCTCAAAGCCAGGAGACGGCGACGAAGGGCCATCGCAGGGGCCGGCCAAAGACTGGCGAAGCGTCCACGACGTATACGGATATCTTGGCAGCTGCGCGCAAAGAGTTCTCTGACAAAGGTTTTGACCATGTCACCATGCGAGGAATTGCGCGCGAAGCTGGCTGCGATCCCAAACTGGTGCACTACTATTTTGGCTCGAAAGATCAGTTATTTGCAACTACTGTGGCAGAGATTATCGGCGAAAGCCATTTGCTCGATAGGCTACAGCGCGAAGATGCAACTGCGGCTGTGCACACCGGAGAGAGTTTCGTTCGTGCATTCCTAGAGTTCATAGGGGGGTCCGAGCTTGGGCAGCTCTATTTGGCAATGATTCGCAATGTCGGCAGTGACGAGCACATGAGGTCGATGATGGTGGAATTTGTGAGTAAGCAATTGGTCTCGCCACAAATTCGTAATCTGCGAGTGGATCATGTCCAAGAGCGAATGATGCTTGTCGGCACGCAAATGTTGGGACTACTTGTTGTGCGGTACGTGCTCGATGCCCAACCGCTCGCTCTTATGTCGGTTGAGCAAGTTGGGCGCATTGTGGGTCCCGTGGTTGACCACTACCTTTACGATCCACTCCCGCTTCCTCCTGACGAGCGAGCTTGA